In Arthrobacter sp. SLBN-83, one DNA window encodes the following:
- a CDS encoding MarR family winged helix-turn-helix transcriptional regulator, producing MTATTATEAKATDAAGADAQEEDLLLEHQLCFALTVAARSVVGAYKPVLEKLNLTHPQYLVMLCLWEDSPRTVRNISEALAQEPATISPLLRRLEAADLITRQRADGNERALSVELTPKGAALRQQALRVPGTMMERLGLTREQVAELHASMMGLIAATSQ from the coding sequence ATGACCGCCACAACGGCGACGGAAGCAAAAGCAACAGACGCGGCAGGAGCAGATGCGCAGGAGGAAGACCTGCTGCTGGAACACCAACTCTGCTTTGCCCTCACCGTGGCTGCCCGCAGCGTGGTGGGAGCCTATAAACCCGTGCTGGAAAAGCTCAACCTCACTCATCCGCAGTACCTGGTGATGCTCTGCCTTTGGGAAGACAGCCCGCGGACGGTCCGGAACATCAGTGAGGCGCTCGCTCAGGAACCGGCCACTATTTCCCCGCTCCTCCGCCGGTTGGAGGCAGCGGACCTGATCACTCGGCAGCGGGCCGACGGGAACGAGCGCGCGCTCTCCGTTGAACTGACACCCAAGGGTGCCGCATTGAGGCAGCAGGCACTGAGGGTGCCGGGCACCATGATGGAGCGGCTGGGGCTGACCCGCGAACAGGTCGCCGAACTGCATGCCTCGATGATGGGGCTGATTGCCGCCACTTCCCAGTAA
- a CDS encoding SSI family serine proteinase inhibitor → MRNFRTLAVFLAVTAGLVSGCSGTPDNGTTGSTAPSTEGSSSSSPAGSATPSPDTETSETAPAPATSRPSAGPGQGNAELAITLVPSQGAPEVNYTLVCTSGTPAAESSHPNAAAACTAIKANPDILAPVKPGSSQACTQQYGGPQKATITGVVDGVAVDSSFARTNGCEISAWDAAKDVLGTAGGAS, encoded by the coding sequence ATGCGCAATTTTCGGACACTCGCGGTCTTCCTGGCCGTGACCGCCGGGCTGGTCTCCGGTTGCAGTGGTACCCCCGACAACGGCACAACTGGGTCCACAGCCCCTTCCACCGAGGGCAGCTCCTCAAGCTCTCCCGCAGGCTCTGCCACCCCCTCCCCAGACACGGAAACCTCCGAAACAGCCCCTGCCCCCGCCACGTCGCGGCCCAGCGCAGGCCCGGGACAGGGGAACGCCGAACTGGCCATCACGCTGGTGCCGTCCCAGGGCGCCCCGGAAGTCAACTACACCCTGGTCTGTACCTCGGGAACACCGGCCGCAGAGAGCAGCCATCCCAATGCGGCTGCTGCCTGCACGGCAATCAAGGCAAACCCGGACATTCTGGCTCCGGTGAAGCCGGGAAGCTCCCAGGCGTGCACCCAGCAATACGGCGGCCCCCAAAAGGCGACCATCACGGGTGTGGTGGACGGTGTCGCTGTCGATTCATCCTTTGCCCGGACCAATGGATGTGAAATCAGCGCGTGGGATGCCGCCAAGGACGTTTTGGGCACGGCCGGTGGAGCCTCTTAA
- a CDS encoding 3-methyladenine DNA glycosylase, with amino-acid sequence MPPRTFWARPVEPLKLLAADSARDREEAHVQRVSRYADPYLARRSAGQKHPVEDFLFTYYTQKPGQLKRWHPGAGTVLTGGPASARVGWKHYRRLDDGELASLGLPAGSPAVTFDRSAFLDDRKEAVAFAGIILRGTAARPAQFGCFGLHEWAMVYRQDKFDLRHEYLQLRLGAAGTDKVVEDNRIRCTHFDAFRFYTPDAIPLNEHSPSRETQRHLEQPGCLHANMDLYKWAYKLLPALSSELVMDCFELSWRIRAMDMQASPYDLAEWGYPAIAIETPQGKAAYVEHQRAFAVEAGTLRDRLATELAALAEGASL; translated from the coding sequence ATGCCGCCAAGGACGTTTTGGGCACGGCCGGTGGAGCCTCTTAAGCTCCTGGCGGCTGACAGTGCGCGGGACAGGGAGGAAGCCCACGTGCAGCGTGTCAGCCGCTATGCCGATCCCTACCTGGCCCGCCGGTCGGCCGGACAGAAACACCCCGTAGAGGATTTCCTCTTCACCTACTACACGCAGAAACCCGGCCAGCTGAAGCGCTGGCACCCAGGTGCCGGAACAGTCCTCACCGGCGGCCCGGCCTCCGCACGGGTTGGCTGGAAGCATTACCGGAGGCTCGACGACGGCGAGCTCGCCTCCCTGGGGCTGCCTGCGGGCAGCCCTGCGGTCACCTTCGACCGGAGCGCCTTCCTCGACGACCGCAAGGAAGCAGTGGCCTTTGCCGGCATTATCCTTCGCGGCACTGCGGCCAGGCCTGCCCAGTTTGGCTGCTTCGGCCTGCACGAGTGGGCCATGGTCTACCGGCAGGACAAGTTCGACCTCCGCCATGAGTACCTGCAGCTCCGGCTCGGAGCGGCGGGCACCGACAAGGTGGTGGAGGACAACAGGATCCGCTGCACCCACTTCGATGCGTTCCGCTTTTACACTCCGGACGCCATCCCGCTCAATGAACATTCGCCCAGCCGGGAAACGCAGCGGCACCTGGAGCAGCCCGGCTGCCTCCACGCCAATATGGACCTGTACAAGTGGGCGTACAAACTGCTGCCTGCACTGTCCAGCGAACTGGTCATGGACTGCTTTGAACTGTCATGGCGGATCAGGGCCATGGACATGCAGGCGTCCCCCTATGATCTGGCCGAGTGGGGCTACCCTGCCATTGCCATCGAGACGCCCCAGGGCAAAGCCGCCTACGTCGAGCACCAGCGGGCTTTTGCAGTCGAAGCGGGGACCCTGAGGGACAGGCTCGCGACGGAGCTTGCGGCCTTGGCCGAAGGCGCTTCACTGTGA
- a CDS encoding serine protease inhibitor encodes MIDLTISIREDPEAPEHVFRLLASDGHPDAGTTLPDPGAALAAVERFGEDIFFPKHGPPKLCTQQYGGPQVAVVTGTFHGRTVHSTFTRTDGCEIARWKAMAPLLGGTAT; translated from the coding sequence GTGATCGACCTGACGATCAGCATCCGGGAAGATCCGGAAGCTCCCGAACACGTGTTCCGCCTGCTGGCCAGCGACGGCCACCCCGATGCCGGGACCACCTTGCCGGACCCAGGGGCGGCACTGGCAGCCGTTGAGCGTTTCGGCGAGGACATCTTCTTCCCCAAGCACGGACCGCCCAAGCTGTGCACCCAGCAGTACGGCGGGCCGCAGGTAGCCGTGGTCACCGGGACATTCCATGGGCGCACCGTGCATTCGACCTTCACGCGCACAGACGGGTGCGAGATCGCACGCTGGAAGGCGATGGCCCCCTTGCTGGGCGGCACGGCCACCTAG
- a CDS encoding S8 family serine peptidase: protein MKSTGKSPLRAGGLRKAAALAVGLPLILSSLAVGPASAAPDGQGAGNASSSAKDSQFKDGRYIVVLAGSAAAAYEGGAAGLGATKPQQGRKLDAGSPNFKAYDAHLRKQQRDVAAAQGVTPAKQYTAALNGFTAELTAAQASALSKDSRVLVVAPDVENKPDYTTTDFLKLTGPDGSWAKQFGGQANAGKGVVVGVIDSGYAPDNPFLQGEALKPLQGSPQVGVPYRTADGKIAMLKSDGTTFEGECQKGEGTGAGFDGSLCNSKVIGARYFADSFLQYVAPGNRAPEEQISPVDVGSHGTHTATTAAGNANVEQVIDGASFGKSSGVAPAAKVSVYKVCWEDTNPDTGGCYSSASVEAVDAAIKDGVDVLNYSISGNNNSTTDPVALAFLNAAAAGIFVSASAGNSGPTASTVNHASPWLTTVAASTFPSDLQGTVKVSDGSLYRGASIMKSEVADKPVVVAAAAAAPGAANPNLCGPGTLDATKVAGKVVVCDRGVVDRTAKSKEVQDKGGVGMILVNLTSSSEDADNHVIPTVHVNAPKSLELKSKLEANPALTVSLVKGDLTGLPPAPAPQIAGFSSRGPTLASGGDLLKPDISAPGVNVLAGVSTIGNHGDQFGFMSGTSMAAPHISGFGALVLGKQPKWSPAMVKSAMMTTAYPLVNADGSPNTDPFQGGAGHIDSTRVLDPGLVYDSGIQDWLGFLNGQGVDTGAPQAGSIAARDLNLPSIALGSLVGEVQVKRKLTALVPGMYRPEVNMPGFNVNVEPKALNFAKAGQTREVTVTIRNVGAPVGKFSTGSLTWKGPRTVTSPIAVRPVDAQIAPSFSFSSATGTGSGTMELVSGSDSPIAVGVEGLAPLSQTAVTKTPGEYAPTNDAHNALLQVKVPAGASFARLGIQAQSNDVDWDMVVYAPNGSGGLTATQVATASASEFLDIESPRAGTYYVVANLYATPDNGPATASVQAVTFAGDAGNLTVNPNPIVAPNGTATSATLNWTGLAEGSYLSRLSLGSNGIKTWVNVQVGAGTAPAPAGAPQLGLAKAVPAT from the coding sequence GTGAAATCAACTGGAAAGAGCCCCTTGCGGGCTGGGGGACTCCGGAAGGCGGCCGCGCTGGCCGTTGGGTTGCCCCTTATCCTCAGCTCGCTGGCAGTGGGTCCCGCTTCGGCGGCCCCTGACGGCCAGGGCGCGGGGAATGCTTCCTCCAGCGCAAAAGACAGTCAATTCAAGGACGGCCGGTACATCGTGGTGCTGGCCGGATCCGCTGCCGCGGCATATGAAGGGGGAGCTGCCGGGCTTGGTGCAACCAAGCCCCAGCAGGGCAGGAAGCTCGACGCCGGAAGCCCCAACTTCAAGGCCTACGACGCCCACCTGCGCAAGCAGCAGCGTGACGTTGCGGCCGCCCAGGGAGTCACGCCGGCCAAGCAATACACCGCTGCCCTGAACGGGTTCACCGCGGAACTGACCGCCGCACAGGCCTCGGCGCTGTCCAAGGACAGCCGGGTCCTGGTAGTGGCACCCGACGTCGAAAACAAGCCGGACTACACAACCACCGACTTCCTCAAGCTCACCGGTCCAGACGGTTCCTGGGCCAAGCAGTTCGGGGGACAGGCCAACGCGGGCAAGGGTGTGGTGGTGGGGGTCATCGACTCCGGCTACGCACCGGACAACCCGTTCCTCCAGGGCGAAGCGCTGAAGCCGCTGCAGGGCAGCCCGCAGGTGGGCGTCCCCTACCGCACCGCTGACGGCAAGATCGCCATGCTGAAGTCAGACGGCACCACCTTCGAGGGCGAATGCCAAAAGGGTGAGGGAACCGGGGCAGGCTTTGACGGCTCGCTCTGCAATTCGAAAGTCATCGGTGCCCGCTACTTCGCCGACTCTTTCCTCCAGTACGTCGCGCCGGGAAACCGGGCACCGGAAGAGCAGATCTCCCCGGTGGACGTCGGCAGCCACGGCACGCACACCGCCACCACGGCAGCCGGCAACGCCAATGTTGAGCAGGTGATCGACGGGGCCAGCTTCGGCAAGAGCTCGGGCGTGGCCCCGGCCGCCAAGGTCTCCGTTTACAAGGTCTGCTGGGAGGACACCAACCCGGACACCGGTGGCTGCTACTCCTCGGCTTCCGTTGAGGCTGTGGACGCAGCCATCAAGGATGGCGTCGACGTCCTGAACTACTCCATTTCAGGCAACAACAACAGCACCACCGATCCGGTCGCGCTGGCCTTCCTGAACGCCGCAGCCGCAGGAATCTTCGTCTCGGCCTCTGCAGGAAACTCCGGCCCCACGGCCTCCACCGTGAACCACGCATCACCGTGGCTGACCACGGTGGCCGCCTCCACTTTCCCGAGCGACCTGCAGGGCACGGTCAAGGTCTCCGACGGATCGCTGTACCGCGGCGCCTCGATCATGAAGTCCGAAGTGGCGGACAAGCCCGTTGTGGTCGCCGCCGCAGCCGCTGCTCCCGGCGCCGCTAATCCCAACCTGTGCGGTCCAGGAACCCTTGACGCCACTAAGGTGGCCGGCAAGGTAGTCGTCTGCGACCGCGGAGTGGTGGACCGGACCGCAAAGAGCAAGGAGGTCCAGGACAAGGGTGGCGTGGGCATGATCCTGGTGAACCTCACCAGCAGCTCGGAGGACGCCGACAACCACGTTATCCCCACGGTCCACGTCAATGCGCCCAAGAGCCTGGAACTGAAGTCCAAGCTGGAAGCCAACCCCGCGCTGACCGTCAGCCTGGTCAAGGGCGACCTGACCGGCCTTCCCCCCGCTCCGGCACCCCAGATTGCAGGCTTCTCATCGCGCGGACCCACCCTCGCCTCCGGCGGTGACCTGCTGAAACCGGACATCTCCGCCCCGGGCGTCAACGTCCTGGCCGGCGTCTCCACCATCGGCAACCACGGCGACCAGTTCGGGTTCATGTCCGGCACGTCCATGGCCGCACCGCACATCTCCGGTTTCGGCGCCCTGGTGCTGGGCAAACAGCCCAAGTGGAGTCCCGCCATGGTGAAGTCCGCCATGATGACCACCGCCTACCCGCTGGTCAACGCCGATGGCTCGCCCAACACCGACCCGTTCCAGGGCGGTGCCGGACACATCGATTCAACCCGGGTCCTCGATCCCGGCCTGGTGTATGACTCCGGCATCCAGGACTGGCTCGGCTTCCTTAACGGCCAGGGTGTGGACACCGGCGCTCCACAGGCAGGCTCCATTGCTGCCCGCGACCTCAACCTGCCCTCCATTGCCCTGGGCAGCCTTGTGGGCGAGGTCCAGGTGAAGCGCAAGCTGACCGCGCTGGTGCCGGGCATGTACCGCCCCGAGGTGAACATGCCGGGCTTCAACGTCAATGTGGAACCCAAGGCCCTGAACTTCGCCAAGGCGGGCCAGACCCGCGAAGTGACCGTGACCATCCGCAACGTCGGTGCACCGGTGGGCAAGTTCAGCACCGGAAGTCTTACCTGGAAGGGGCCGCGGACGGTGACTTCACCGATCGCCGTCCGCCCGGTTGACGCCCAGATTGCCCCGTCGTTCTCGTTCAGCTCCGCCACCGGCACCGGGAGCGGCACCATGGAACTGGTGTCCGGCTCGGACAGCCCCATCGCCGTCGGCGTCGAGGGCCTTGCACCGCTGAGCCAGACCGCGGTCACCAAGACGCCCGGAGAGTACGCGCCTACAAATGACGCGCACAACGCCCTGCTCCAGGTGAAAGTGCCTGCCGGTGCCTCGTTCGCCCGGCTGGGCATCCAGGCGCAGTCGAACGACGTCGACTGGGACATGGTGGTCTACGCACCGAACGGTTCGGGCGGGCTGACGGCCACCCAAGTGGCCACGGCATCTGCCAGTGAGTTCCTGGACATCGAGTCTCCGCGGGCAGGCACCTACTACGTGGTGGCCAACCTGTACGCCACGCCGGACAACGGGCCTGCCACTGCCTCCGTGCAGGCGGTGACCTTCGCCGGTGACGCAGGCAACCTTACGGTGAACCCGAATCCCATTGTGGCACCGAACGGAACCGCCACCTCTGCGACGCTGAACTGGACCGGGCTCGCTGAAGGCTCTTACCTTTCACGGCTGAGCCTTGGCAGCAACGGCATCAAGACCTGGGTGAACGTCCAGGTGGGAGCGGGCACCGCCCCTGCCCCGGCCGGCGCTCCCCAGCTTGGCCTGGCCAAGGCGGTACCCGCCACCTGA
- the purS gene encoding phosphoribosylformylglycinamidine synthase subunit PurS produces MPRIVVDVMPKPEILDPQGKAIVGALPRLGFTSFSSVRQGKRFELTVDGEVTEEILAQARDAAETLLSNPVIEDVVNVEVVEA; encoded by the coding sequence ATGCCCCGGATCGTTGTTGACGTCATGCCCAAGCCCGAGATTCTGGACCCGCAGGGGAAGGCAATCGTTGGCGCCCTCCCCCGGCTGGGCTTCACCAGCTTCAGCTCTGTCCGCCAGGGCAAGCGCTTCGAACTGACGGTCGACGGCGAGGTGACCGAGGAGATCCTCGCCCAGGCACGTGACGCCGCGGAAACCCTCCTGTCCAACCCGGTCATCGAGGACGTCGTCAACGTCGAGGTCGTCGAGGCCTGA
- the purQ gene encoding phosphoribosylformylglycinamidine synthase subunit PurQ: protein MSELPLIGEAVAVAAVPRLAGARIGVVTFPGTLDDRDAARAVRLAGATAVELWHGDAELGDVDAVIIPGGFSYGDYLRAGAIARFAPLMSKIIDAANSDAKLPVLGICNGFQILTESHLLPGSMIKNDHLKFLCRDQVLRVENSNTAWTLDYEAGQEITIPLKNQDGQYIADEKTLDALEAEGRVVFRYVGFNPNGSRRDIAGISNAAGNVVGLMPHPEHAVEPGFGPESLDGIGGSDTDGLGFFTSVLNKIVGGDK, encoded by the coding sequence ATGAGTGAACTTCCCCTGATCGGCGAGGCCGTCGCCGTCGCGGCGGTGCCGCGCCTCGCTGGCGCCCGGATCGGCGTCGTTACCTTCCCCGGCACCCTGGACGACCGGGACGCTGCCCGCGCCGTGCGCCTGGCCGGTGCCACCGCCGTCGAACTCTGGCACGGCGACGCCGAACTCGGCGACGTGGACGCCGTCATCATCCCCGGCGGATTCTCCTACGGTGACTACCTCCGGGCCGGTGCCATTGCCCGCTTCGCCCCGCTGATGTCAAAGATCATCGACGCCGCCAACAGCGACGCCAAACTGCCCGTCCTCGGAATCTGCAACGGTTTCCAGATCCTCACCGAGTCGCACCTGCTGCCCGGTTCGATGATCAAGAACGACCACCTGAAGTTCCTCTGCCGCGACCAGGTCCTGCGCGTTGAGAACAGCAACACCGCGTGGACCCTGGACTACGAGGCGGGCCAGGAAATCACCATCCCGCTGAAGAACCAGGACGGCCAGTACATCGCGGACGAGAAGACCCTGGATGCCCTGGAGGCCGAGGGCCGCGTAGTCTTCCGTTACGTGGGCTTCAACCCGAACGGGTCCCGCCGCGACATTGCCGGCATCTCCAACGCCGCCGGCAACGTGGTGGGCCTCATGCCGCACCCCGAGCACGCCGTTGAGCCGGGCTTCGGCCCCGAATCCCTCGATGGCATCGGCGGGTCCGACACCGACGGACTGGGCTTCTTCACCTCCGTACTGAACAAGATTGTGGGAGGCGACAAGTGA
- the purL gene encoding phosphoribosylformylglycinamidine synthase subunit PurL, which yields MTTETTKKFNIDTVENAAKTPDTELPWAELGLKQNEFDEIVKVLGRRPTGAELAMYSVMWSEHCSYKSSKNHLRQFGQKVTEEMKKDMLVGIGENAGVTNLGDGWAVTFKIESHNSPSFVEPYQGAATGIGGIVRDIISMGARPVAVMDPLRFGAIDHPDTARVMHGAVAGIGGYGNSLGLPNIGGEMVFDSVYQGNPLVNALAVGVMRHEDIRLANASGKGNKVVLFGARTGGDGIGGASVLASESFDDTKPSKRPAVQVGDPFAEKVLIECCLELFKGSLVEGIQDLGAAGISCATSELASNGDGGMQVELTSVLLRDPTLTPGEILMSESQERMMAVVTPENVEAFEAVMDKWAVEYSWLGEVTDTGRLIITWEGDVIVDVDPRTVAHDGPVYDRPFARPEWQDSVQADTFTGSVQDAGRPSSPASLAAAVTELVASPNMCSKSWITNQYDRYVGGNTSMAFPDDAGVVRVDEETGLGVALATDANGRYTYLDPYHGAQLALAEAYRNVATAGAIPMAVSDCLNFGSPEDPDVMWQLAEAIRGLSDACMVLGIPVTGGNVSLYNQTGTTPIHPSPVVAVLGKLDDVARRTSSGWREDGQAIYLLGTTAAELDGSEWANMRGHLGGQPPKVDLEAERALGEILINASRDGMIDAAHDLSEGGLAAALVESSLRYGVGARIALQDIMDRDGVDLFTALFSESQGRAVVGVPRSEEVRFTDMCTARGFAHARIGVVDAASGALEINGVESLSLDALREAHEGTLPKYFG from the coding sequence GTGACCACCGAGACCACCAAGAAGTTCAATATCGACACCGTCGAGAACGCTGCCAAGACCCCGGACACCGAGCTGCCCTGGGCCGAGTTGGGCCTGAAGCAGAACGAGTTCGACGAGATCGTCAAGGTCCTGGGCCGGCGCCCCACCGGCGCAGAGCTGGCCATGTACTCCGTCATGTGGAGCGAGCACTGCTCCTACAAGTCCTCCAAGAACCACCTGCGCCAGTTCGGCCAGAAGGTCACCGAGGAAATGAAGAAGGACATGCTGGTGGGCATCGGCGAAAACGCCGGCGTGACCAACCTGGGGGACGGCTGGGCCGTGACCTTCAAGATCGAATCGCACAACTCGCCGTCGTTCGTTGAGCCCTACCAGGGTGCTGCGACCGGCATCGGCGGCATTGTCCGCGACATCATCTCCATGGGCGCCCGGCCCGTGGCCGTGATGGACCCGCTGCGTTTCGGCGCCATCGACCACCCCGACACCGCGCGCGTCATGCACGGCGCAGTGGCCGGCATCGGCGGCTATGGCAACTCCCTGGGCCTGCCGAACATCGGCGGCGAGATGGTGTTCGACTCCGTCTACCAGGGCAACCCGCTGGTCAACGCACTGGCTGTTGGCGTCATGCGCCACGAGGACATCCGCCTGGCCAACGCGTCCGGCAAGGGCAACAAGGTGGTCCTCTTCGGTGCACGCACCGGCGGCGACGGCATCGGCGGCGCCTCCGTTCTGGCCTCCGAGTCCTTCGACGACACCAAGCCGTCCAAACGCCCCGCCGTGCAGGTGGGCGACCCGTTCGCCGAGAAGGTGCTCATCGAGTGCTGCCTGGAGCTCTTCAAGGGCTCTCTGGTGGAAGGCATCCAGGACCTTGGCGCGGCGGGCATCTCCTGCGCCACGTCCGAATTGGCCTCCAACGGCGACGGCGGCATGCAGGTTGAGCTGACCTCCGTCCTGCTGCGCGACCCCACGCTGACCCCGGGCGAGATCCTGATGTCCGAGTCGCAGGAACGCATGATGGCCGTGGTCACCCCCGAGAACGTGGAAGCGTTCGAGGCCGTCATGGACAAGTGGGCCGTGGAATACTCCTGGCTGGGCGAGGTGACCGATACCGGACGCCTCATCATCACATGGGAAGGCGACGTGATTGTCGACGTCGATCCCCGCACCGTGGCGCACGACGGCCCGGTGTATGACCGCCCGTTCGCCCGCCCCGAGTGGCAGGACTCCGTCCAGGCCGACACCTTCACCGGTTCGGTCCAGGACGCCGGGCGCCCGTCTTCCCCGGCGTCGCTCGCGGCTGCCGTGACGGAACTCGTGGCATCACCGAACATGTGCTCCAAGTCCTGGATCACCAACCAGTACGACCGGTACGTCGGCGGCAACACCTCCATGGCGTTCCCTGACGACGCCGGCGTGGTCCGCGTTGACGAGGAGACCGGCCTGGGCGTGGCCCTGGCCACCGACGCCAACGGCCGCTACACCTACCTTGACCCGTACCACGGCGCGCAGCTGGCGCTGGCCGAGGCCTACCGCAACGTGGCCACCGCCGGCGCCATCCCCATGGCCGTCAGCGACTGCCTGAACTTCGGCTCCCCCGAGGACCCGGACGTCATGTGGCAGCTGGCCGAGGCCATACGCGGCCTGTCCGACGCTTGCATGGTGCTGGGCATCCCGGTCACCGGCGGCAACGTTTCGCTGTACAACCAGACGGGCACCACGCCCATCCACCCCTCCCCCGTGGTGGCGGTGCTGGGCAAGCTCGACGACGTCGCGCGCCGCACGTCGTCCGGCTGGCGTGAAGATGGCCAGGCCATCTACCTGCTGGGCACCACTGCTGCGGAGCTGGACGGTTCCGAGTGGGCCAACATGCGCGGCCACCTGGGCGGCCAGCCGCCGAAGGTTGACCTCGAGGCCGAGCGCGCGCTGGGTGAGATCCTGATCAACGCCTCGCGTGACGGCATGATCGACGCCGCGCACGACCTCTCCGAAGGTGGCCTCGCTGCCGCCCTCGTGGAGTCCTCGCTACGCTACGGCGTGGGTGCCCGGATCGCCCTGCAGGACATCATGGACCGGGACGGCGTGGACCTGTTCACGGCGCTCTTCTCCGAGTCGCAGGGCCGCGCCGTGGTGGGCGTCCCACGTTCCGAGGAAGTCCGCTTCACGGACATGTGCACCGCCCGCGGCTTCGCCCACGCCCGCATCGGCGTGGTGGACGCAGCCAGCGGTGCCCTGGAGATCAACGGCGTGGAGAGCCTGTCCCTGGACGCCCTCCGTGAAGCCCACGAGGGGACCCTGCCGAAGTACTTCGGCTAG
- a CDS encoding DUF503 domain-containing protein, translated as MWIGWIEFDILLGDVHSLKEKRSVVRPILAELKRRFEVSVAEVGDHSQYRRTQLGVGLVAADRAHLVEVLAAVERFVAGRPENELLSVRQRELHSED; from the coding sequence ATGTGGATCGGCTGGATCGAGTTCGACATCCTCCTTGGCGACGTACACAGCCTGAAGGAGAAACGCTCCGTGGTCCGGCCGATCCTGGCTGAGCTCAAGCGCCGCTTTGAGGTCTCAGTCGCCGAGGTGGGCGACCACAGCCAGTACCGGCGCACGCAGCTTGGCGTTGGCCTCGTGGCAGCCGACCGGGCGCACCTCGTGGAGGTGCTGGCCGCCGTCGAACGCTTCGTGGCTGGCCGGCCCGAAAACGAACTGCTCAGCGTCCGCCAGAGGGAGCTCCACAGCGAGGACTGA
- a CDS encoding putative quinol monooxygenase, which translates to MIFIVVKFKVKPEWSERWPDLVADFTEATRKEPGNLWFDWSRSLDDPNEYVLVEAFKDDAAGDHVNSDHFKKAMADMPQALVETPRIISRQLDGEGWDLMGELTME; encoded by the coding sequence GTGATCTTTATCGTCGTCAAGTTCAAGGTCAAGCCCGAGTGGTCCGAGCGCTGGCCGGACCTCGTGGCCGATTTCACCGAAGCCACCCGCAAGGAACCGGGCAACCTCTGGTTCGACTGGTCCCGCAGCCTGGACGACCCCAACGAATACGTCCTGGTGGAGGCCTTCAAGGACGACGCCGCCGGGGACCACGTCAACAGTGACCACTTCAAGAAGGCCATGGCGGACATGCCGCAGGCCCTCGTCGAGACGCCCAGGATTATCAGCCGCCAGCTCGACGGCGAAGGCTGGGACCTCATGGGCGAACTCACCATGGAGTAA
- a CDS encoding DUF1990 family protein yields MTEEGQIPGKLGYPGVGGTEQGSAPEGYDRVLEEARLGAGLDVYRRVANGILGWELQRRAGLRVRADSPRAVPGAHVVSGFGIGPFRLPAPCQVVWVHEPDPDGVPQSAGFGYGTLPGHPARGEESFEVEINSQGEVWLRIRAFSRPSNWFYAAGGPVTRATQRYVTSRYIEGARSLAAEGKSQ; encoded by the coding sequence ATGACTGAAGAGGGACAGATTCCGGGCAAGCTCGGTTACCCGGGAGTGGGCGGCACCGAGCAAGGCAGCGCGCCCGAAGGCTATGACCGCGTCCTTGAGGAAGCGCGGCTGGGCGCCGGGCTGGACGTCTACCGGCGCGTGGCGAACGGCATCCTGGGCTGGGAACTGCAGCGGCGGGCAGGGCTTCGGGTCCGTGCCGACTCCCCTCGGGCCGTCCCCGGGGCACACGTGGTGAGCGGATTCGGCATCGGGCCTTTCCGGCTGCCCGCCCCCTGCCAAGTGGTGTGGGTGCATGAGCCGGACCCGGACGGCGTTCCCCAATCCGCCGGCTTCGGTTACGGCACGCTGCCTGGCCACCCCGCCCGCGGGGAGGAATCGTTCGAGGTGGAGATCAACAGCCAGGGGGAGGTGTGGCTGAGGATCCGTGCGTTCAGCAGGCCCTCCAACTGGTTCTATGCGGCCGGCGGCCCGGTCACCCGGGCGACGCAGCGCTACGTTACTTCCCGGTACATTGAAGGAGCACGCAGTCTCGCCGCGGAAGGAAAATCCCAGTGA
- a CDS encoding MmcQ/YjbR family DNA-binding protein — MDPTALRELCLSFPGTYEDFPFGPETSVFKVRAHIAGGARHEAKLFALSSMDQADFYVNLKCEPALAVQLRAVHPAITGAWHMNKTHWNGIRLDGSLPDGMVRDMVEDSYDLVVAGLSRKQQEQLGWARLERAGGND, encoded by the coding sequence ATGGACCCAACTGCGCTGCGGGAGCTCTGCCTGTCTTTCCCGGGAACCTACGAGGATTTCCCCTTCGGGCCCGAAACCTCGGTGTTCAAGGTCCGTGCGCACATTGCTGGAGGCGCCCGCCACGAGGCCAAGCTGTTTGCGCTGTCCTCCATGGACCAGGCCGACTTCTACGTGAACCTTAAGTGCGAACCGGCCCTGGCCGTGCAGCTGCGCGCAGTGCATCCGGCGATTACCGGCGCATGGCATATGAACAAAACCCACTGGAACGGCATCCGCCTTGACGGGTCTCTGCCGGACGGAATGGTCCGGGACATGGTGGAGGACTCCTATGACCTTGTGGTGGCAGGCTTGAGCCGGAAGCAACAGGAGCAACTGGGGTGGGCACGCCTCGAGAGGGCAGGCGGCAATGACTGA